One genomic segment of Plasmodium vivax chromosome 9, whole genome shotgun sequence includes these proteins:
- a CDS encoding protein kinase domain containing protein (encoded by transcript PVX_090925A) — protein MESNGAVQEIPEKRKKRKIADLEAPFLGSANVATISSAISNARVCPNPSPGAADQHKNKKKIIKLKNRKIEDLFVIRNFLPICEEFLVKHHEGIFSNFLQKQDGERKKAKGKAKSSKGKALPAKSLPAKPLLAIAEEPRQDEPDVDRRAVKLEQSGDRTGGRIKEEEPVGIKVKREKSESVECLGEGSESVECLGERSEGGESADDLGEGPTVDSEKGSPTNGAGTNRGAAHPSPPNQHRSHPCKSNHHRNGPGKGNLYRSYVRRTKQSLREMNLPFDRAVLLNVVDKKDSTSKIMKIVNKKKVISAFGDTWENMIEHILSMKQHKNLMKIYDIYDDDKNFYMIMEKLHGKELFSFLVYKKQVKESVCKYILSQIFQAVNYLHHHNIIHRDIKPENLMFRNKKRKDKPYEYNYELVLIDFDTCQFVCPPSGGRLPGVYYPPGAANLRRSLSPSSSTNGTVSDCAKLCRHGEVRKMEQKKGSFFPGQIHKGCSKTFSERSTKQRSGTSNVCNHSGRKQQPRTKSSSGKKHMKLVGTYGYIAPEIIKGYNYSILSDMWSIGIIFYILMTGITPLPMCLMVNYKNTKDIILKKEKKGINFGLLSFNNYPLARDLCEKLLQFDPSKRMPNSVIASNHPWLRYFNMLRRNVSLCTAEREYLAPPPLSQNPLSDAPYVKNKRPRYEDRNNCHVVFPYRMHEQVYQQEHLHPFMPLSNEQRFYYLINQGMRNCYAVGNGVLPHPGLSAPLEGFPYLLRGGNPSGETLPVCGGTLPLCGGTLPLCGDALPLCGDALPLCGDALPLCGDTLPICAEKVFPTARSAENDFEGKTHPVSYHQDRDGGHPPRISHQFGGRHSGGDGEGVAPARHVQKGRRGEEEEEDANDAGDSNDADASNDADEDEIAANAQRRRPFRKKTGNISPKGKERITGAALHESENGNHGSAHRCTLTQQDLHSRDDDYPPNGSYGPTSVHPEDDPPPDCNNFVDLFEHLIENKKRKFTLRGKPFDQLPPLQNPFPMYFVPSDEHLDGADNEIGKLSKRKGHLTTKEKNEEHTRAKNPSEVFSSPSSHSIRVTPQNDPAKTIQIDKEHKRAYDFAPPRHVHLPSGHLSLPHRGGRPNVILLPQPLPPSLLPLVYHHSSELRNNIVLNDKGHLTNSSDDIDGVASNNRHPNMCYANVPASAYDPCQVTNLYETSTSLTDSHEQQLTLQEGHQNGLHSHHHGFNANLARAATASKFPQNVIRSKIPHSAASSMFPQNRDIPPLYLNYRRAYKNSVEMVPTMFRED, from the coding sequence ATGGAGAGCAACGGAGCCGTCCAGGAAATCCccgaaaagaggaaaaagagaaaaatcgCCGATCTGGAGGCGCCCTTTTTAGGCAGCGCCAACGTGGCCACCATTTCGAGTGCCATTTCGAACGCCAGAGTGTGTCCCAACCCGAGCCCGGGTGCTGCCGACcaacacaaaaataaaaagaaaatcatcAAATTGAAGAATCGGAAGATAGAGGACCTGTTCGTCATTAGGAACTTCCTCCCCATATGCGAAGAATTTCTCGTAAAGCACCACGAGGGGATTTTTTCAAACTTCCTGCAGAAACAGGATggggaaaggaagaaggcaAAAGGTAAGGCCAAGTCGTCGAAGGGGAAGGCGCTACCTGCCAAGTCGCTACCTGCCAAGCCCCTACTTGCCATTGCGGAGGAACCCCGGCAGGATGAACCCGACGTAGACAGGAGGGCGGTTAAGCTGGAACAGAGCGGCGACCGTACAGGGGGGAGGATCAAGGAGGAGGAACCCGTCGGGATAAAggtgaaaagggagaaaagcgAAAGTGTAGAATGCTTAGGGGAGGGAAGCGAAAGTGTAGAATGCTTAGGAGAGAGAAGCGAGGGAGGCGAAAGTGCAGACGACTTGGGGGAGGGCCCCACGGTGGACAGCGAAAAGGGGTCTCCCACAAACGGGGCTGGCACAAACAGGGGAGCGGCACACCCATCGCCGCCCAACCAGCATAGAAGCCACCCCTGCAAAAGCAACCATCACAGAAACGGCCCCGGCAAAGGCAACCTCTACAGGAGCTACGTGCGGCGCACGAAGCAGAGCCTCCGAGAAATGAACCTCCCATTCGACCGAGCAGTCCTCCTAAACGTAGTAGACAAAAAAGACAGCACGagcaaaataatgaaaatcgtaaataaaaaaaaagtaatcaGCGCATTTGGAGACACATGGGAAAACATGATTGAGCACATCCTATCAATGAAGCAACACAAAAATTTGATGAAGATTTACGACATATATGATGATGATAAGAATTTCTATATGATCATGGAAAAGCTACATGGGAAGGAGCTCTTCAGTTTTTTGGTTTATAAAAAGCAGGTGAAGGAGAGCGTCTGCAAGTATATCCTAAGCCAGATTTTCCAAGCCGTCAACTACCTGCACCACCATAATATCATTCATAGGGACATAAAACCAGAGAATCTCATgtttagaaataaaaagaggaaggacAAACCGTATGAATATAATTACGAGTTGGTGCTGATCGATTTTGATACTTGCCAGTTTGTTTGTCCTCCCAGTGGGGGTCGCCTCCCTGGTGTGTATTACCCCCCTGGAGCTGCCAACCTACGAAGGAGCCTTTCGCCATCTTCCAGCACAAACGGCACGGTGAGCGATTGCGCCAAGTTGTGTAGACATGGGGAAGTTAGAAAAATGGAGCAGAAGAAgggctccttttttcctggCCAGATACACAAGGGGTGCTCCAAAACCTTCAGTGAGAGGAGCACCAAGCAGAGGAGCGGTACATCAAATGTGTGCAATCACTCTGGACGCAAACAGCAACCGCGCACCAAATCATCCTCGGGGAAGAAACACATGAAACTTGTAGGCACATATGGCTATATCGCCCCTGAAATAATTAAAGGGTATAATTACTCAATCCTATCAGACATGTGGTCCataggaattattttttacatcctGATGACTGGTATTACCCCTCTGCCCATGTGCCTAATGGTGAActacaaaaatacaaaagacatcattttgaagaaggaaaagaaagggaTTAATTTCGGCTTGCTTTCTTTTAATAACTACCCCTTGGCAAGGGACCTTTGTGAGAAGCTGCTCCAGTTTGACCCCTCCAAGCGAATGCCAAACTCCGTGATTGCTTCGAACCACCCCTGGTTAAGGTACTTCAATATGCTACGAAGAAATGTTAGCCTCTGTACCGCTGAGAGGGAGTACCTGGCACCACCTCCCCTCAGTCAGAACCCCTTGAGTGACGCACCTTACGTGAAGAACAAACGACCTCGCTATGAGGATAGGAACAACTGCCATGTCGTCTTCCCATACCGCATGCACGAACAGGTGTACCAGCAGGAGCATTTACACCCCTTTATGCCCCTCTCCAATGAGCAAAGATTCTACTACCTCATCAACCAGGGGATGAGAAATTGCTACGCGGTGGGCAATGGTGTCCTCCCCCACCCTGGACTGTCTGCCCCCCTCGAGGGGTTCCCGTATCtcctgcgaggggggaaCCCCAGCGGGGAGACGCTCCCGGTGTGCGGCGGCACGCTGCCTCTTTGCGGCGGCACACTACCTCTTTGCGGAGACGCGCTACCCCTTTGCGGAGACGCGCTACCCCTTTGCGGAGACGCGCTACCCCTTTGTGGGGACACCCTACCCATTTGTGCTGAGAAGGTCTTTCCCACGGCGCGCTCTGCAGAAAACGACTTTGAGGGGAAAACCCACCCGGTGAGTTATCACCAGGATAGGGACGGCGGACACCCCCCGAGGATATCCCACCAGTTTGGCGGGAGGCACAGTGGCGGCGACGGCGAGGGAGTGGCGCCCGCTCGACATGTGCAGAAGGGGAGAcggggagaggaggaagaggaggatgccAACGATGCGGGTGACTCGAACGATGCGGATGCTTCTAACGATGCGGATGAGGATGAAATAGCCGCGAATGCTCAGAGGAGACGAccctttcgcaaaaaaacGGGGAACATTtcaccaaaggggaaggagcgAATCACCGGCGCGGCTCTCCACGAGAGCGAAAACGGCAACCATGGCAGCGCCCACAGGTGCACACTTACGCAGCAAGATCTCCACAGCAGGGATGATGACTATCCCCCCAATGGAAGTTATGGCCCCACTTCCGTCCACCCCGAAGATGACCCCCCCCCAGACTGCAACAATTTTGTAGACCTCTTCGAGCATTTAattgaaaacaaaaaaaggaagttcaCCCTGAGGGGGAAGCCATTCGATCAGCTGCCTCCCCTTCAGAACCCGTTCCCCATGTACTTCGTGCCCAGTGATGAACACCTGGATGGAGCAGACAACGAGATAGGCAAACTGTCCAAACGAAAGGGACACCTCACCAccaaagagaaaaatgaggagcACACACGAGCGAAGAACCCTTCGGAAgtattttcctccccctcctcccacTCTATACGCGTAACGCCGCAAAATGATCCTGCGAAGACGATTCAAATCGATAAGGAGCACAAACGGGCATACGATTTTGCCCCCCCTAGACACGTTCACCTACCAAGTGGTCACCTCTCCCTACCACACAGAGGAGGGAGACCCAATGTAATCCTCCTTCCGCAGCCCCTGCCCCCctctcttctcccccttgtaTACCACCACTCCAGCGAGCTACGAAACAATATTGTGTTAAATGATAAGGGTCACCTAACAAACAGCAGCGACGACATCGATGGTGTGGCCAGCAACAATAGACATCCCAACATGTGCTATGCGAATGTGCCAGCCAGTGCATATGACCCATGCCAAGTGACTAACCTGTATGAGACATCCACCAGTTTGACCGATTCACACGAGCAACAGCTCACTCTCCAGGAGGGCCACCAAAATGGCTTGCACAGTCACCACCACGGGTTTAACGCCAATTTGGCAAGAGCCGCCACCGCCAGTAAGTTCCCCCAGAACGTCATCAGAAGTAAGATCCCTCATAGCGCCGCCAGTAGCATGTTCCCACAAAATAGGGACATCCCACCGCTATACCTCAACTACCGCAGGGCCTACAAAAACAGCGTCGAAATGGTTCCCACGATGTTCAGGGAGGATTAG